One part of the Ursus arctos isolate Adak ecotype North America unplaced genomic scaffold, UrsArc2.0 scaffold_16, whole genome shotgun sequence genome encodes these proteins:
- the ADAM33 gene encoding disintegrin and metalloproteinase domain-containing protein 33 isoform X10 — MGSEDRDHCHYHGRVRGFPDSWVVFSTCSGMRGLITLGRNASYYVHPRSAGDSEDFITHRMFWIGQLLSWKRACGHRDARNKGDMASLSRATQIKERREVRRSPKFLELYIVADHTLFLTQHRNLNHTKQRLLEVANYVDQILRTLDIQVALTGLEVWTEQDQSRVTPDANATLWAFLHWRRGLWARRPHDSAQLLTGRAFQGATVGLAPIEGMCRAESSGGVSTDHSELPIGAAATMAHEIGHSLGLSHDPDGCCVEAAAEPGGCVMAAATGRPFPRVFSACSRRQLRAFFRKGGGACLSNAPDSRLLVPRARCGNGLVEDGEDCDCGASQECPDACCLAHNCSLRAGAQCTHGDCCARCLLKPAGVPCRRAVGDCDLPEFCTGASPYCPPDIYLLDGSPCASGRGYCWDGACPTLEQQCQQLWGPGSSPAPEACFQTVNSAGDAHGNCGEDGKGGFVPCAQRDAQCGKLQCLGGEPRPRPPHTVPVDSTVGLGGQEVTCRGVFLLPGVQLDVLNLGLVEPGTQCGPSMVCQDRRCRNTTFWELEQCLAACHGHGVCNSNQNCHCAPGWAPPSCDKPGFGGSVDSGPTQPENHKAFLLAVILSFLLPLLPGAGLAWCCCGQPGSRLQQWLWGSRRDATCSRPKDGPNRDCPPSSVHPLELGPAATGEPRPLEDPDCGHNMCPPPIAADLESSARAQEPP, encoded by the exons ATGGGCTCTGAGGACAGG GACCACTGCCACTACCACGGGCGCGTGAGGGGCTTCCCTGACTCCTGGGTGGTCTTCAGCACCTGCTCTGGGATGAG GGGCCTGATCACACTGGGCAGGAATGCCAGTTATTACGTGCATCCTCGGTCAGCTGGGGACTCTGAGGACTTCATCACTCACAGAATGTTCTGGATTGGGCAGCTGCTCAGCTGGAAAAGGGCCTGTGGCCACAGGGATGCCAGGAACAAAGGGGACATGGCCAGCCTTTCTCGTGCCACTCAGATCAAG GAGAGGCGGGAGGTCCGCAGGAGCCCGAAGTTCCTGGAGTTGTACATAGTGGCTGACCACACGCTG TTCTTGACCCAGCACCGGAACTTGAACCACACCAAACAGCGCCTCCTGGAGGTGGCCAACTATGTGGACCAG ATTCTCAGGACTCTGGACATTCAGGTGGCCCTGACCGGCCTGGAAGTGTGGACGGAGCAGGACCAGAGCCGCGTCACGCCGGACGCGAACGCCACGCTCTGGGCCTTCCTGCACTGGCGCCGGGGGCTGTGGGCACGGCGGCCCCACGACTCGGCGCAGCTGCTCAC GGGCCGCGCCTTCCAGGGCGCCACCGTGGGCCTGGCGCCCATCGAGGGCATGTGTCGTGCCGAGAGCTCGGGAGGCGTGAGCACG GACCACTCAGAGCTCCCCATTGGCGCAGCGGCCACCATGGCCCACGAGATAGGTCATAGCCTTGGCCTCAGCCACGACCCTGACGGCTGCTGCGTGGAGGCGGCGGCCGAGCCCGGCGGCTGCGTCATGGCCGCGGCCACTGG GCGCCCGTTCCCGCGGGTGTTCAGCGCCTGCAGCCGCCGCCAGCTGCGCGCCTTCTTCCGCAAAGGGGGCGGGGCGTGCCTTTCCAACGCGCCCGACTCCAGGCTCCTCGTGCCCCGGGCGCGCTGCGGCAACGGCCTCGTGGAGGACGGCGAGGACTGTGACTGCGGCGCCAGCCAG GAGTGCCCGGACGCCTGCTGCCTCGCCCACAACTGCTCGCTGCGTGCGGGGGCCCAGTGCACCCACGGGGACTGCTGCGCGCGCTGCCTG CTGAAGCCAGCTGGCGTGCCGTGCCGCCGAGCCGTGGGCGACTGTGACCTCCCGGAGTTCTGCACGGGCGCCTCCCCTTACTGCCCCCCGGACATTTACCTACTGGACGGTTCGCCGTGTGCCAGCGGCCGGGGCTACTGCTGGGATGGCGCGTGTCCTACACTTGAGCAGCAGTGCCAGCAGCTCTGGGGGCCTG gctccagcccagccccagagGCCTGTTTCCAGACCGTGAACTCCGCGGGAGACGCCCACGGGAACTGCGGCGAGGACGGCAAGGGTGGCTTCGTGCCTTGTGCGCAAAG GGATGCGCAGTGCGGGAAGCTGCAGTGTCTGGGCGGGGAGCCGCGCCCACGCCCACCGCACACGGTGCCCGTGGACTCCACGGTTGGACTAGGAGGCCAGGAGGTGACCTGCAGGGGAGTCTTCCTGCTGCCCGGGGTCCAGCTGGACGTGCTCAACTTGGGCCTGGTAGAGCCAGGCACCCAGTGTGGACCTAGCATG GTGTGCCAGGACAGGCGCTGCCGAAACACTACCTTCTGGGAGCTGGAGCAATGCCTGGCAGCCTGCCATGGCCATGGG GTTTGCAACAGTAACCAAAACTGCCACTGCGCTCCAGGCTGGGCTCCGCCCTCCTGCGACAAGCCAGGGTTTGGTGGCAGTGTGGACAGTGGCCCTACGCAGCCTGAAA ACCACAAGGCCTTCCTGCTGGCAGTGATCCTTAGCTTTCTGCTGCCTCTGCTCCCGGGGGCTGGCCTGGCCTGGTGCTGCTGCGGGCAGCCGGGATCCCGTCTCCAGCAATGGCTCTGGGGCTCGAGGAGGGATGCCACATGCAGTCG GCCCAAAGACGGCCCAAACAGGGACTGCCCCCCCAGCAGTGTTCACCCCCTGGAATTGGGCCCAGCAGCCACTGGAGAGCCTCGGCCCCTGG AGGATCCTGACTGTGGTCACAATATGTGTCCTCCACCCATTGCTGCAGACCTGGAGAGCTCTGCCAGAGCCCAGGAGCCACCTTGA
- the ADAM33 gene encoding disintegrin and metalloproteinase domain-containing protein 33 isoform X11 translates to MRGLITLGRNASYYVHPRSAGDSEDFITHRMFWIGQLLSWKRACGHRDARNKGDMASLSRATQIKERREVRRSPKFLELYIVADHTLFLTQHRNLNHTKQRLLEVANYVDQILRTLDIQVALTGLEVWTEQDQSRVTPDANATLWAFLHWRRGLWARRPHDSAQLLTGRAFQGATVGLAPIEGMCRAESSGGVSTDHSELPIGAAATMAHEIGHSLGLSHDPDGCCVEAAAEPGGCVMAAATGRPFPRVFSACSRRQLRAFFRKGGGACLSNAPDSRLLVPRARCGNGLVEDGEDCDCGASQECPDACCLAHNCSLRAGAQCTHGDCCARCLLKPAGVPCRRAVGDCDLPEFCTGASPYCPPDIYLLDGSPCASGRGYCWDGACPTLEQQCQQLWGPGSSPAPEACFQTVNSAGDAHGNCGEDGKGGFVPCAQRDAQCGKLQCLGGEPRPRPPHTVPVDSTVGLGGQEVTCRGVFLLPGVQLDVLNLGLVEPGTQCGPSMVCQDRRCRNTTFWELEQCLAACHGHGVCNSNQNCHCAPGWAPPSCDKPGFGGSVDSGPTQPENHKAFLLAVILSFLLPLLPGAGLAWCCCGQPGSRLQQWLWGSRRDATCSRPKDGPNRDCPPSSVHPLELGPAATGEPRPLEDPDCGHNMCPPPIAADLESSARAQEPP, encoded by the exons ATGAG GGGCCTGATCACACTGGGCAGGAATGCCAGTTATTACGTGCATCCTCGGTCAGCTGGGGACTCTGAGGACTTCATCACTCACAGAATGTTCTGGATTGGGCAGCTGCTCAGCTGGAAAAGGGCCTGTGGCCACAGGGATGCCAGGAACAAAGGGGACATGGCCAGCCTTTCTCGTGCCACTCAGATCAAG GAGAGGCGGGAGGTCCGCAGGAGCCCGAAGTTCCTGGAGTTGTACATAGTGGCTGACCACACGCTG TTCTTGACCCAGCACCGGAACTTGAACCACACCAAACAGCGCCTCCTGGAGGTGGCCAACTATGTGGACCAG ATTCTCAGGACTCTGGACATTCAGGTGGCCCTGACCGGCCTGGAAGTGTGGACGGAGCAGGACCAGAGCCGCGTCACGCCGGACGCGAACGCCACGCTCTGGGCCTTCCTGCACTGGCGCCGGGGGCTGTGGGCACGGCGGCCCCACGACTCGGCGCAGCTGCTCAC GGGCCGCGCCTTCCAGGGCGCCACCGTGGGCCTGGCGCCCATCGAGGGCATGTGTCGTGCCGAGAGCTCGGGAGGCGTGAGCACG GACCACTCAGAGCTCCCCATTGGCGCAGCGGCCACCATGGCCCACGAGATAGGTCATAGCCTTGGCCTCAGCCACGACCCTGACGGCTGCTGCGTGGAGGCGGCGGCCGAGCCCGGCGGCTGCGTCATGGCCGCGGCCACTGG GCGCCCGTTCCCGCGGGTGTTCAGCGCCTGCAGCCGCCGCCAGCTGCGCGCCTTCTTCCGCAAAGGGGGCGGGGCGTGCCTTTCCAACGCGCCCGACTCCAGGCTCCTCGTGCCCCGGGCGCGCTGCGGCAACGGCCTCGTGGAGGACGGCGAGGACTGTGACTGCGGCGCCAGCCAG GAGTGCCCGGACGCCTGCTGCCTCGCCCACAACTGCTCGCTGCGTGCGGGGGCCCAGTGCACCCACGGGGACTGCTGCGCGCGCTGCCTG CTGAAGCCAGCTGGCGTGCCGTGCCGCCGAGCCGTGGGCGACTGTGACCTCCCGGAGTTCTGCACGGGCGCCTCCCCTTACTGCCCCCCGGACATTTACCTACTGGACGGTTCGCCGTGTGCCAGCGGCCGGGGCTACTGCTGGGATGGCGCGTGTCCTACACTTGAGCAGCAGTGCCAGCAGCTCTGGGGGCCTG gctccagcccagccccagagGCCTGTTTCCAGACCGTGAACTCCGCGGGAGACGCCCACGGGAACTGCGGCGAGGACGGCAAGGGTGGCTTCGTGCCTTGTGCGCAAAG GGATGCGCAGTGCGGGAAGCTGCAGTGTCTGGGCGGGGAGCCGCGCCCACGCCCACCGCACACGGTGCCCGTGGACTCCACGGTTGGACTAGGAGGCCAGGAGGTGACCTGCAGGGGAGTCTTCCTGCTGCCCGGGGTCCAGCTGGACGTGCTCAACTTGGGCCTGGTAGAGCCAGGCACCCAGTGTGGACCTAGCATG GTGTGCCAGGACAGGCGCTGCCGAAACACTACCTTCTGGGAGCTGGAGCAATGCCTGGCAGCCTGCCATGGCCATGGG GTTTGCAACAGTAACCAAAACTGCCACTGCGCTCCAGGCTGGGCTCCGCCCTCCTGCGACAAGCCAGGGTTTGGTGGCAGTGTGGACAGTGGCCCTACGCAGCCTGAAA ACCACAAGGCCTTCCTGCTGGCAGTGATCCTTAGCTTTCTGCTGCCTCTGCTCCCGGGGGCTGGCCTGGCCTGGTGCTGCTGCGGGCAGCCGGGATCCCGTCTCCAGCAATGGCTCTGGGGCTCGAGGAGGGATGCCACATGCAGTCG GCCCAAAGACGGCCCAAACAGGGACTGCCCCCCCAGCAGTGTTCACCCCCTGGAATTGGGCCCAGCAGCCACTGGAGAGCCTCGGCCCCTGG AGGATCCTGACTGTGGTCACAATATGTGTCCTCCACCCATTGCTGCAGACCTGGAGAGCTCTGCCAGAGCCCAGGAGCCACCTTGA
- the ADAM33 gene encoding disintegrin and metalloproteinase domain-containing protein 33 isoform X8 — translation MGRGSPRARGSRAWLLVLLLLRLPLPVRGAEAFQGKHSGEPVTLHWVLDGRARRAVTLEEPDHCHYHGRVRGFPDSWVVFSTCSGMRGLITLGRNASYYVHPRSAGDSEDFITHRMFWIGQLLSWKRACGHRDARNKGDMASLSRATQIKERREVRRSPKFLELYIVADHTLFLTQHRNLNHTKQRLLEVANYVDQILRTLDIQVALTGLEVWTEQDQSRVTPDANATLWAFLHWRRGLWARRPHDSAQLLTGRAFQGATVGLAPIEGMCRAESSGGVSTDHSELPIGAAATMAHEIGHSLGLSHDPDGCCVEAAAEPGGCVMAAATGRPFPRVFSACSRRQLRAFFRKGGGACLSNAPDSRLLVPRARCGNGLVEDGEDCDCGASQECPDACCLAHNCSLRAGAQCTHGDCCARCLLKPAGVPCRRAVGDCDLPEFCTGASPYCPPDIYLLDGSPCASGRGYCWDGACPTLEQQCQQLWGPGSSPAPEACFQTVNSAGDAHGNCGEDGKGGFVPCAQRDAQCGKLQCLGGEPRPRPPHTVPVDSTVGLGGQEVTCRGVFLLPGVQLDVLNLGLVEPGTQCGPSMVCQDRRCRNTTFWELEQCLAACHGHGVCNSNQNCHCAPGWAPPSCDKPGFGGSVDSGPTQPENHKAFLLAVILSFLLPLLPGAGLAWCCCGQPGSRLQQWLWGSRRDATCSRPKDGPNRDCPPSSVHPLELGPAATGEPRPLEDPDCGHNMCPPPIAADLESSARAQEPP, via the exons GACCACTGCCACTACCACGGGCGCGTGAGGGGCTTCCCTGACTCCTGGGTGGTCTTCAGCACCTGCTCTGGGATGAG GGGCCTGATCACACTGGGCAGGAATGCCAGTTATTACGTGCATCCTCGGTCAGCTGGGGACTCTGAGGACTTCATCACTCACAGAATGTTCTGGATTGGGCAGCTGCTCAGCTGGAAAAGGGCCTGTGGCCACAGGGATGCCAGGAACAAAGGGGACATGGCCAGCCTTTCTCGTGCCACTCAGATCAAG GAGAGGCGGGAGGTCCGCAGGAGCCCGAAGTTCCTGGAGTTGTACATAGTGGCTGACCACACGCTG TTCTTGACCCAGCACCGGAACTTGAACCACACCAAACAGCGCCTCCTGGAGGTGGCCAACTATGTGGACCAG ATTCTCAGGACTCTGGACATTCAGGTGGCCCTGACCGGCCTGGAAGTGTGGACGGAGCAGGACCAGAGCCGCGTCACGCCGGACGCGAACGCCACGCTCTGGGCCTTCCTGCACTGGCGCCGGGGGCTGTGGGCACGGCGGCCCCACGACTCGGCGCAGCTGCTCAC GGGCCGCGCCTTCCAGGGCGCCACCGTGGGCCTGGCGCCCATCGAGGGCATGTGTCGTGCCGAGAGCTCGGGAGGCGTGAGCACG GACCACTCAGAGCTCCCCATTGGCGCAGCGGCCACCATGGCCCACGAGATAGGTCATAGCCTTGGCCTCAGCCACGACCCTGACGGCTGCTGCGTGGAGGCGGCGGCCGAGCCCGGCGGCTGCGTCATGGCCGCGGCCACTGG GCGCCCGTTCCCGCGGGTGTTCAGCGCCTGCAGCCGCCGCCAGCTGCGCGCCTTCTTCCGCAAAGGGGGCGGGGCGTGCCTTTCCAACGCGCCCGACTCCAGGCTCCTCGTGCCCCGGGCGCGCTGCGGCAACGGCCTCGTGGAGGACGGCGAGGACTGTGACTGCGGCGCCAGCCAG GAGTGCCCGGACGCCTGCTGCCTCGCCCACAACTGCTCGCTGCGTGCGGGGGCCCAGTGCACCCACGGGGACTGCTGCGCGCGCTGCCTG CTGAAGCCAGCTGGCGTGCCGTGCCGCCGAGCCGTGGGCGACTGTGACCTCCCGGAGTTCTGCACGGGCGCCTCCCCTTACTGCCCCCCGGACATTTACCTACTGGACGGTTCGCCGTGTGCCAGCGGCCGGGGCTACTGCTGGGATGGCGCGTGTCCTACACTTGAGCAGCAGTGCCAGCAGCTCTGGGGGCCTG gctccagcccagccccagagGCCTGTTTCCAGACCGTGAACTCCGCGGGAGACGCCCACGGGAACTGCGGCGAGGACGGCAAGGGTGGCTTCGTGCCTTGTGCGCAAAG GGATGCGCAGTGCGGGAAGCTGCAGTGTCTGGGCGGGGAGCCGCGCCCACGCCCACCGCACACGGTGCCCGTGGACTCCACGGTTGGACTAGGAGGCCAGGAGGTGACCTGCAGGGGAGTCTTCCTGCTGCCCGGGGTCCAGCTGGACGTGCTCAACTTGGGCCTGGTAGAGCCAGGCACCCAGTGTGGACCTAGCATG GTGTGCCAGGACAGGCGCTGCCGAAACACTACCTTCTGGGAGCTGGAGCAATGCCTGGCAGCCTGCCATGGCCATGGG GTTTGCAACAGTAACCAAAACTGCCACTGCGCTCCAGGCTGGGCTCCGCCCTCCTGCGACAAGCCAGGGTTTGGTGGCAGTGTGGACAGTGGCCCTACGCAGCCTGAAA ACCACAAGGCCTTCCTGCTGGCAGTGATCCTTAGCTTTCTGCTGCCTCTGCTCCCGGGGGCTGGCCTGGCCTGGTGCTGCTGCGGGCAGCCGGGATCCCGTCTCCAGCAATGGCTCTGGGGCTCGAGGAGGGATGCCACATGCAGTCG GCCCAAAGACGGCCCAAACAGGGACTGCCCCCCCAGCAGTGTTCACCCCCTGGAATTGGGCCCAGCAGCCACTGGAGAGCCTCGGCCCCTGG AGGATCCTGACTGTGGTCACAATATGTGTCCTCCACCCATTGCTGCAGACCTGGAGAGCTCTGCCAGAGCCCAGGAGCCACCTTGA